The Syngnathus typhle isolate RoL2023-S1 ecotype Sweden linkage group LG3, RoL_Styp_1.0, whole genome shotgun sequence genome window below encodes:
- the cct4 gene encoding T-complex protein 1 subunit delta, whose amino-acid sequence MPEAMAMPKASSGGFYKGGAYVDRDKPAQIRYSNISAAKAVADAIRTSLGPKGMDKMIQDEKGDVTITNDGATILKQMQVLHPAAKMLVELSKAQDIEAGDGTTSVVVIAGALLDSCSKLLQKGIHPTTISESFQKAVDKGVEVLTAMSRPVELSDRETLLNSATTSLCSKVVSQYSSLLAPMSVDAVMRVIDPATATGVDLQDIKITKKLGGTIDDCELVDGLVLTQKVASAGVSRVEKAKIGLIQFCLSPPKTDMDNQIVVSDYAQMDRVLREERAYILNMVKQIKKAGCNVLLIQKSILRDALSDLALHFLNKMKIMVVKEIEREEIEFICKTLGTKPIAHIDHFAPEMLGAAEMVEEVNLDGSGKLIKITGCANPGKTVSIVVRGSNKLLIEEAERSIHDALCVIRCLVKKRALIAGGGAPEIELAVRLAEYSRTLAGMEAYCVRAYADALEVIPSTLAENAGLNPICTVTELRNRHAQGDKMAGINVRKGGISNILEELVVQPLLVSISALTLATETVRSILKIDDVVNTR is encoded by the exons ATGCCCGAAGCGATGGCTATGCCGAAGGCTTCCAGTGGAGGCTTCTACAAAGGAGGGGCGTACGTGGACCGCGACAAGCCGGCTCAGATCCGCTACAGCAACATCTCTGCTGCTAAAG CTGTGGCCGACGCCATCAGAACCAGCCTTGGGCCCAAAGGAATGGACAAGATG ATCCAGGATGAGAAAGGCGACGTGACCATCACCAACGACGGGGCCACCATCTTGAAGCAGATGCAGGTCCTGCACCCAGCTGCCAAAATG CTGGTGGAACTGTCCAAAGCGCAAGACATCGAGGCGGGCGACGGCACAACGTCGGTGGTGGTCATCGCTGGCGCTCTCCTCGACTCCTGCTCCAAACTGCTCCAAAAAG GCATCCACCCCACCACCATCTCGGAgtcgttccagaaggcggtggacaaaggcgtggaggtgCTGACGGCCATGAGCAGGCCGGTGGAGCTGAGCGACCGCGAGACGCTGCTCAACAGCGCCACCACGTCGCTTTGCTCCAAGGTGGTGTCGCAGTACTCCAGCCTGCTGGCGCCCATGAGCGTGGACGCCGTCATGCGTGTCATCGACCCTGCCACCGCCACCGGCGTCGACCTGCAGGACATCAAAATCACCAAGAAGCTCGG CGGCACCATTGACGACTGCGAGCTGGTGGACGGGCTGGTTCTGACCCAGAAGGTGGCGAGCGCCGGCGTCAGTCGAGTGGAGAAGGCCAAGATCGGCCTGATCCAGTTCTGCTTATCTCCGCCCAAAACGGAC ATGGACAACCAGATCGTGGTGTCGGACTACGCTCAGATGGACCGCGTGCTGCGCGAGGAGCGCGCGTACATCCTCAACATGGTCAAGCAGATCAAGAAGGCCGGCTGCAACGTGCTACTCATCCAGAAGTCCATCCTCAG GGATGCCCTGAGCGACCTGGCGCTGCACTTCCTCAACAAGATGAAGATCATGGTGGTGAAGGAGATCGAGAGGGAGGAAATCGAGTTCATCTGCAAG ACCCTCGGCACCAAGCCCATCGCCCACATTGACCACTTTGCTCCCGAGATGCTGGGCGCCGCCGAGATGGTGGAGGAGGTCAACCTGGACGGCTCGGGCAAGCTCATCAAG ATCACGGGCTGCGCCAACCCCGGCAAGACGGTGAGCATCGTGGTGAGGGGCTCCAACAAGCTGTTGATCGAGGAGGCCGAGAGGTCCATCCACGATGCCCTCTGCGTCATCCGATGCCTGGTCAAAAAGAG GGCTCTGATTGCCGGCGGCGGCGCCCCCGAGATCGAGCTGGCGGTGCGGCTGGCCGAGTACTCGCGCACGCTGGCCGGCATGGAGGCGTACTGCGTGCGGGCGTACGCCGACGCCCTGGAGGTGATCCCGTCCACGCTGGCCGAGAACGCCGGACTCAACCCCATCTGCACCGTCACCGAATTGCGCAACAGGCACGCGCAGGGAGACAAGATGGCCGGCATCAACGTGCGCAAG GGCGGGATCTCCAACATCCTGGAGGAGCTGGTGGTGCAGCCGCTACTGGTGTCCATCAGCGCCCTCACCTTGGCCACCGAGACGGTGCGCAGCATCCTCAAGATCGACGACGTG GTCAACACCCGATAA